DNA from Drosophila gunungcola strain Sukarami chromosome 3L unlocalized genomic scaffold, Dgunungcola_SK_2 000002F, whole genome shotgun sequence:
AGCAGATCGACTACACTCTTCGGAGCATACACTACGAATTTTAGCAAAAGTCGCGAATTGTCAGATGACGAGGGCCCGATTCCATAGGTGCATATAAAATTATCTGTATTCTTGTGTCCCCTGTGAGAGAGAATAATGTTCAACATATAAGTACTAAGATTTCAACTAAAAACGTGTATATTAACAAGAATTTATACTGGGTATGGAAGAGTTTTTTAGTACGTTTACTAGGTTTCTGTCGGCAGACAATCTATGACATAGTAAAGATCTTAAACACATCCCTTACCAAAAGTTTTTGTTCATCTTATCATAAAAGAGCAGCTCGGCAATAATGTTTATGAAGTAGATTCGTTTGACGTTCTCAATAAAGCGTGATTTATCTTCGCGCTCGTCAATGCCTCCGAAGCAGATGTTGGCCAACTCCACCTGCAGATGCCAGTGCAATAGCTTCATGCCGCACTGAGAGACTTTAAATTTTCGGAATTGCTGCAAGCTCGAACACTCATCAGATGGAGACTTAAAAACAATGCAATGTTACCCACTTCAAAAGGCCAAAAACCGCCATCGTATAGTGGAGGCGTCTGTCCTGAACTTCTCTCTTGTCATCTGTACTTAACTCCAGGTCAAGCAGGAATCGACCAAGGAATCTTGTCAGGGGGTCAGCCTTCGGGATACCTTCGTCGTTGTAACTTAAGGGTAGCTCTTCGTGGAAGGTCATCAGACTGTCAACGATGTGCGACTCGGCGACACCCTCGTGGACAAAGTAACCGACAGATTGCCGAAGGATCTAAGGATATTTAGTAGAGTACAGAGTGCAAgccagaaaaaatataaacccaCCTGCAGCATGATCCTTGTATCGCGCACCCTGATACTCTCCATTGGCATTTCCCGATGGGCCACCTCATAGCACTTGTGGTGGTGCAAGATAAACGAATTGTGCACTTGTTTCAGCTCCTCTGATACACTACGCCACATTTTGTGGTGCCAAGGGTCCAAGTGGGACATCACCCTATCCAAGACATCAATCGGCAAATCCAGCAGCTGAACTGCCTTCTGTCCCTGA
Protein-coding regions in this window:
- the LOC128257169 gene encoding uncharacterized protein LOC128257169 is translated as MFGAGHNESNESPDIQKEWHQGQKAVQLLDLPIDVLDRVMSHLDPWHHKMWRSVSEELKQVHNSFILHHHKCYEVAHREMPMESIRVRDTRIMLQILRQSVGYFVHEGVAESHIVDSLMTFHEELPLSYNDEGIPKADPLTRFLGRFLLDLELSTDDKREVQDRRLHYTMAVFGLLKWCGMKLLHWHLQVELANICFGGIDEREDKSRFIENVKRIYFINIIAELLFYDKMNKNFWGHKNTDNFICTYGIGPSSSDNSRLLLKFVVYAPKSVVDLLQDVIAGKDDPSKPFQMPPESDFSAHVEIKSVCARKFMYSGTLHLNILRLAELV